In a single window of the Lineus longissimus chromosome 4, tnLinLong1.2, whole genome shotgun sequence genome:
- the LOC135485942 gene encoding thymidine phosphorylase-like, which translates to MSQEVYISQAANEPIAIDKSVRTATTSSALPLSSTSTADDPHMEIQNGVNGERNGVEKKFSVPFLLEKKRDGKALTKEEIFYLVEAFVKQEGTPAQLGAFCMAVFLRGMTKQETINLTDAFIQSGDIFTWPAEWRHLVVDKHSTGGVGDKVSIPLVPALAACGLKVPMISGRGLQHTGGTLDKLEAIPGFQVSQSPAKVRHLVETVGCCIVGQTSTLNPADKIFYATRNDTSTVACIPLVVASIVSKKAVEGTSSLVLDVKFGSAAFMQTKQEATTLAHEMVNVGEGLGIKTTALLSRMDNPIGQTIGNSLEIKESIRCLCGQGPDDLEQLVVAEGAILLHSSGLVSSVEEGERVVQGKLRDGSALSKFEEMIIAQGVKPEVAAMLCEKDGDVHRVLMPARNVTEIRSSETGFVHQVKAMDLALLCLRHGAGRAKAGDKLSMAVGMELTVRIGDTIEKGNVWAKFHHDQDLSDQDRETLESCLLTKPHPAEKLKLVDSWIRSQ; encoded by the exons ATGAGTCAGGAGGTATATATATCACAAGCTGCGAACGAACCAATCGCTATCGATAAGTCAGTTCGCACTGCAACCACAAGCAGTGCTCTTCCTTTGTCTTCAACTTCAACAGCAGACGATCCACACATGGAGATACAGAACGGTGTAAACGGTGAGAGGAATGGCGTTGAGAAGAAGTTCTCTGTCCCGTTCCTGCTCGAGAAGAAGAGAGATGGCAAGGCGTTGACCAAGGAAGAGATCTTCTATTTGGTGGAAGCTTTTGTGAAACAGGAGGGTACTCCAGCACAACTCG GGGCATTTTGCATGGCCGTCTTCTTACGCGGTATGACAAAACAAGAGACCATCAATCTCACAGACGCCTTCATCCAATCGGGGGACATCTTCACATGGCCGGCTGAATGGCGCCACCTTGTGGTGGATAAACACAGTACTGGAGGGGTCGGGGATAAGGTCAGCATACCCCTGGTGCCTGCCCTGGCAGCGTGCGGTCTCAAG GTGCCCATGATCTCCGGCAGGGGGCTACAACACACCGGGGGTACCCTGGACAAGTTGGAAGCTATCCCGGGATTCCAAGTCTCCCAAAGTCCCGCGAAAGTGAGACATCTGGTGGAGACAGTTGGATGTTGCATTGTGGGACAGACTTCAACTCTCAACCCAGCTGACAAGATATTCTATGCGACAAGGAATGATACATCCACTGTGGCATGCATCCCTTTAGTTGTCG CGTCCATTGTATCTAAGAAAGCAGTAGAAGGTACATCTTCCTTGGTTCTCGATGTGAAATTCGGCAGTGCTGCTTTCATGCAGACTAAGCAAGAGGCAACCACACTCGCACACGAAATG GTAAATGTAGGTGAAGGTCTGGGTATCAAGACGACTGCGCTCCTGTCCCGGATGGACAATCCGATCGGGCAGACGATAGGCAACTCGTTGGAAATCAAGGAATCTATCCGATGCTTGTGTGGCCAGGGACCTGACGATCTCGAGCAGTTGGTCGTCGCGGAAG GGGCGATCTTGCTGCACTCGAGCGGCTTAGTAAGCTCCGTAGAAGAAGGTGAACGTGTCGTCCAAGGGAAGCTTCGCGATGGCTCAGCGCTCAGCAAGTTTGAGGAGATGATCATTGCTCAGGGTGTGAAACCCGAGGTGGCGGCCATGCTCTGCGAGAAGGACGGAGATGTCCACAGAGTTCTCATGCCGGCAAGGAATGTAACAGAAATACGCTCATCAGAAACAG GTTTTGTACATCAGGTGAAAGCAATGGACCTGGCCCTCCTCTGCCTTCGCCATGGTGCGGGGCGAGCTAAGGCAGGAGACAAGCTCAGCATGGCAGTCGGCATGGAGCTGACGGTGCGCATCGGTGATACTATTGAGAAAG GGAATGTCTGGGCCAAGTTCCATCACGACCAAGATCTATCGGACCAAGACAGAGAGACCCTCGAGTCCTGTCTACTGACAAAACCACATCCTGCCGAGAAGTTAAAGCTGGTGGACAGCTGGATACGTTCTCAATGA